The Neoarius graeffei isolate fNeoGra1 chromosome 7, fNeoGra1.pri, whole genome shotgun sequence genome includes a region encoding these proteins:
- the LOC132889672 gene encoding GTPase IMAP family member 8-like, with product MSTKAKKTFTDNSVQIILIGATGSGKSSSGNTILGKTLFKSAASAKSVTQQCEIATEIINSWKVTVVDTPGWDCTALTECEVVSQIKQALQCLDGPFSFLLVIRVGSMESEEEISKISGVQKVLGRTFLDHTTILFSRSDDLEGKDFKEFIKEGGKEFRDLLKQCGDRYHCWNNRDNRSDEAVEELLKDLKKTEMINPNSQSEKPSASSSSGDQQENAVTNRKRSGDTAGLETDMSENQIRVLFLGRNRVGKTSSINTLLEKCLQHEGGSIYTCPVSGLSLKLIESPGFDDNLEQIQEAISKSVSDCSPGPHVIIIVLSVEHFTTAANTTMKHVQDCLGQNASKHSVILLTGVDNLEGKPIETYIQENQHLNELVKIHENRFHALNNRDTSNKTQVDELLKTINLMYEENNKEFYTDSDDQQSTYL from the coding sequence ATGTCTACAAAGGCAAAGAAGACTTTTACTGATAATTCAGTACAGATCATTTTAATTGGTGCTACTGGCTCTGGTAAGAGCTCTTCTGGAAACACAATATTGGGCAAAACGCTGTTCAAATCAGCAGCATCTGCAAAGTCTGTGACACAGCAATGTGAAATTGCTACAGAGATAATCAATAGCTGGAAGGTTACAGTAGTAGATACTCCAGGCTGGGACTGCACTGCACTCACTGAATGTGAGGTCGTGTCCCAAATAAAACAGGCTCTACAATGTCTTGATGGACCTTTCTCCTTTCTCCTGGTCATACGTGTTGGCTCAATGGAATCTGAAGAAGAAATAAGTAAAATCTCTGGAGTTCAAAAGGTGCTTGGCCGCACCTTTCTGGATCATACCACAATCCTGTTTTCACGCAGTGATGATCTTGAAGGGAAAGATTTTAAGGAGTTtattaaggaaggaggtaaagagTTTCGTGATCTGTTAAAGCAATGTGGTGACAGATACCACTGCTGGAACAATCGAGATAACCGATCTGATGAGGCAGTGGAAGAACTGCTAAAGGATTTAAAAAAGACAGAGATGATAAACCCAAATTCCCAATCAGAAAAACCTTCTGCTTCTTCCTCTTCTGGTGACCAGCAAGAAAATGCAGTGACTAATAGAAAGAGATCTGGAGATACAGCAGGCTTAGAAACGGATATGTCTGAAAATCAAATCAGAGTTTTATTCCTTGGAAGGAACAGAGTGGGAAAGACTTCAAGCATCAATACCCTTCTTGAAAAATGTTTACAACATGAAGGAGGTTCAATTTATACATGCCCAGTCTCTGGACTGAGTCTGAAGCTGATAGAATCTCCTGGCTTTGATGATAATCTGGAACAAATTCAGGAGGCCATCTCCAAATCTGTGTCCGATTGCTCTCCTGGACCTCATGTCATTATTATAGTGCTCAGCGTGGAGCATTTCACTACAGCAGCAAACACAACCATGAAACATGTACAAGATTGTCTTGGACAAAATGCCAGTAAACACTCAGTGATTCTGTTGACTGGAGTGGATAATTTGGAAGGAAAACCCATTGAAACCTACATTCAAGAGAATCAACATCTCaatgaattagtgaaaatacatgAGAACAGATTTCATGCACTCAATAACAGAGACACCAGCAATAAGACCCAAGTGGATGAACTGCTGAAGACGATTAATTTAATGTATGAAGAAAATAATAAAGAATTTTACACAGATTCTGATGACCAACAAAGTACTTATTTATAA
- the LOC132889674 gene encoding uncharacterized protein LOC132889674, whose protein sequence is MAAFDRDPLRLVLLGKTGVGKSATGNTIFSERVFKSEARATSVTKECTSETRIINKQRITITDTPGLYDTTMSAEFIENETARGVKLVAPGPHAFLLLLDVRRHTEEERNTVKKFKKIFGDDVCKYMIVVFTHGDDLEFENKPIERYIREAGPHLQSLIAACKQRYYVFNNRSQDRTQVLQFLQKIHEMQRENNYSYYSYEMFSKAQALKEAQASEKEWQRRYSELKEQAQGETKCSYDSSEMSVTAQALKESQEKEKEWERRYLELKQQLQKEPEIKKLCIIL, encoded by the exons ATGGCTGCCTTTG ACAGAGATCCACTGCGCTTGGTCCTCCTGGGCAAGACAGGGGTTGGCAAAAGTGCCACAGGAAACACCATTTTCAGTGAGAGAGTATTCAAATCTGAAGCAAGAGCCACATCTGTTACAAAGGAATGCACATCTGAAACAAGAATTATCAACAAACAACGTATAACAATCACTGACACACCTGGTTTATACGACACAACAATGTCTGCTGAGTTCATTGAAAATGAGACTGCGAGAGGTGTAAAACTGGTAGCTCCTGGTCCTCATGCATTTCTTCTTCTGCTTGATGTGAGGCGTCACACTGAAGAGGAGAGAAACACTgtcaagaaatttaaaaaaatctttggtGATGATGTGTGCAAATATATGATTGTGGTCTTCACTCATGGAGATGATCTTGAGTTTGAAAATAAACCCATAGAACGCTACATCCGTGAGGCTGGGCCTCACCTTCAGAGCCTAATAGCTGCTTGCAAACAGAGATACTATGTGTTTAACAACAGGTCGCAGGACCGTACCCAAGTACTTCAATTCCTGCAAAAGATTCACGAGATGCAGAGGGAAAACAATTATAGTTATTATAGCTATGAAATGTTTTCAAAAGCACAGGCTCTCAAAGAAGCACAAGCAAGTGAAAAAGAGTGGCAACGAAGATATTCAGAATTGAAGGAACAAGCACAGGGGGAAACCAAATGTAGTTATGATTCCTCTGAAATGTCTGTAACTGCACAGGCTCTCAAAGAAtcacaagaaaaagaaaaagagtgGGAACGAAGATATTTAGAATTGAAGCAACAATTGCAAAAAGAGCCAGAAATAAAAAAGTTGTGCATTATACTCTAG